The Syntrophus gentianae DNA segment TACCTGTGTCGTTGCCTATCGCGTCTCGGAACCCGTCACCATGACCGGCATCCTTGTCGACTCATCTTTCTGCAAGGCTTATCCAATTTCCCTGTCGGGGAAACCGGCCTTCATCGCCTATTTTCCGGTGCCCATGGAAGCGGGCAATCGACCTGTAAACATCCGTATTGTGGCCAGAGATCAAGGTGGCAACGAATCTTCTTCTACTGTCCCTTATCTGCTTCTGAACAAAACGTTTCGAAGCGACAAGATGATGTTGAGCGAATCTTTTCTCCAGCGGAAGATGCCGGAATTCCAGGCGGCCAATCCGCAATTGAGGGGCAAGACCCTTCTGGATACCTTTATTTATGTCAATACCCAGATGAGAGCAGAGAATTTCAAAACGATCCAGGGTTTGAGCGCTAAAAGTGAACCCCGTCAGCTCTGGAACGATACCTTCTTGAGGATGAAGAATGCTTCGCCCATGGCCCTCTTCGGGGATCGAAGGACTTATATCTACGGGGGACAGCAGGTTGGGGAAAGTATCCATGAGGGAGTCGATCTGGCTTCAACAACGCAGGCCCCCATCGAGGCGGCCAACAACGGCATCGTTGTTTTTGCCGGCCCATTGGGTATTTACGGAAACACTGTTATGATCGACCACGGTTTCGGGCTTTTCACCCTTTATGCCCACCTTTCCACCATTTCGGTCAAAAGCGCCCAAACGGTCTCCATGGGCAGTGTCATCGGTTCAAGTGGGCTGTCAGGCCTGGCTGGAGGGGATCATTTGCACTTCGGGATGATGGTGGGAGGACAGTTTGTGAATCCCCAGGAATGGTGGGATCCTCATTGGATTAAGGATAATGTCTTACGGAAAATGGAGGTGGGCATCTAAGGGAGTTTCCTGGCCGAAGCCGAAGGGGCAGGATCAACGCTTCATTATCAAGTTCTCTCAGCTTTTATTGATGTCGCGATGAATGGCATTGACCGGGTAATCCTGCTTCGAAAAGTAAGACAATAATTCGTTCGCCATGACGACGGAACGATGCTTTCCTCCGGTGCATCCCACGGCAATCGTCAGTCTCGGTTTTCCCTCCTTTTCATAAAGAGGCATCAAGAATTCCATCATATCGAAGAGTTTTTGAAGAAAGACGACACTCGCTTCGGCACTCAGCACATATTCCCGGACATCCTCATGATGTCCATTATAATTTTTCAACGTCTCCACATAATAGGGATTGGGAAGGAAACG contains these protein-coding regions:
- a CDS encoding M23 family metallopeptidase, coding for MTFTQSKKNLTPYIIVPAVLVVIALAAWLFLGHRFEFGKPIFTFDGELRTIGWQSTVNLTFSDPQSGLSKTELVLIQDGRTYPLSALTYPSGKVKTQKIRMVLDPAKIKVHEGPATLHISATDCALFSNSISVDKPVMIDFGPPQIFPLNTQNHINPGGTCVVAYRVSEPVTMTGILVDSSFCKAYPISLSGKPAFIAYFPVPMEAGNRPVNIRIVARDQGGNESSSTVPYLLLNKTFRSDKMMLSESFLQRKMPEFQAANPQLRGKTLLDTFIYVNTQMRAENFKTIQGLSAKSEPRQLWNDTFLRMKNASPMALFGDRRTYIYGGQQVGESIHEGVDLASTTQAPIEAANNGIVVFAGPLGIYGNTVMIDHGFGLFTLYAHLSTISVKSAQTVSMGSVIGSSGLSGLAGGDHLHFGMMVGGQFVNPQEWWDPHWIKDNVLRKMEVGI